A window of the Sphaerobacter thermophilus DSM 20745 genome harbors these coding sequences:
- the infA gene encoding translation initiation factor IF-1 encodes MTVEGRVAEALPNAMFRVELDNGHTVLAHLAGKMRKHFIRVLPGDRVVVELSPYDLTRGRITYRYR; translated from the coding sequence ATCACCGTCGAGGGACGGGTCGCTGAGGCCCTGCCCAACGCGATGTTCAGGGTTGAACTCGACAACGGGCATACGGTCCTCGCTCATCTGGCGGGGAAGATGCGCAAGCACTTCATCCGTGTGCTCCCTGGCGACCGCGTGGTCGTGGAGCTGTCACCCTACGATCTGACCCGGGGTCGCATCACCTACCGCTACCGCTAG
- the treY gene encoding malto-oligosyltrehalose synthase, whose product MSSVPSLPTATYRLQLNRDFGFAEARALVPYLDRLGISHVYASPIFAARSGSTHGYDVVDPRRVNHELGTDADFAAFVDELHAHGMGLILDIVPNHMAASTENPWWTDVLTWGPASPYAGFFAIDWRGPDPSSGAPQKILVPVLGEPYAQALESGALQLKLDADGLFIDYHGLRFPLNPGTYHLVLDLDGPAAISDEARERIRAIAAASHALTTGKLGDDDHLRRTREGRTIIESLWSLYTSGGTGRAAVEDCLAAAQGTPGDPASFDRLHTLLEAQPYRLAFWKVAAERATYRRFFDISDLVAVRAEDPAVVEATHALIFRFIEEGKAQGLRIDHVDGLRDPAGYLRYLRRRLDHADTPPPYIVVEKILAPGEDLPPDWPVAGTTGYDFLNVLTAVFVDPDGLAELGNSYGRFTGAYDSFDEVARREKRRVIHELFAGETQSLVRRLEAIAAHDRHARDLSPEELRAALVAVTACLPVYRTYAAGDRSAPQDSRWVDSAIAAAEQDEPTVPAVVFSFLRRVLSLAFPPTLSEEQRRAWREFVAQWQQLTGPVTAKGVEDTAFYVYNRLLALNEVGGDPDINGEPVANFHAFNAHRRSAWPHSLNTTSTHDTKRGADVRARLVALSEVPGEWERAVRRWSRWNQPWKTIVEGRPVPDANEEWFLYQTLVGAWPLADADLTDFRERLGTYLRKAMREAKAATSWLRPNVEHEEAVLGFVEAILTPGEENRFLPDFVRFTRRIAAYGAITGLAQVVLHATAPGIPDIYRGTEVWDLTLADPDNRRPIDYELLRQMLHEVGDEGGSALDRRSAHLLAHWSDGRIKLEVLTRALTTRRAEPDLFAGGDYLPLESRGERATHLVAFARRQDDRWAVTIAPRLIATLRPRAAPPVGRRTWGDTCILLPPGAPVVWRDALTGQRLRARQGSAGWTIPIHHALRTLPVSLLVGRASSAG is encoded by the coding sequence ATGAGTAGCGTGCCGTCCCTCCCGACCGCGACCTATCGACTGCAACTCAACCGCGACTTTGGCTTCGCAGAGGCACGCGCGCTGGTCCCCTACCTCGACCGGCTCGGGATCAGCCACGTCTACGCGTCGCCCATCTTTGCGGCCCGGAGCGGCAGTACCCACGGGTACGACGTGGTCGATCCCCGCCGAGTGAACCATGAGCTCGGGACGGACGCCGACTTCGCGGCCTTCGTCGACGAGCTGCATGCGCACGGCATGGGTCTCATCCTGGACATCGTCCCGAACCACATGGCTGCCAGCACCGAGAACCCTTGGTGGACCGACGTGCTGACCTGGGGCCCTGCGTCACCGTACGCGGGCTTCTTCGCCATCGACTGGCGCGGCCCGGATCCGTCATCCGGAGCGCCGCAGAAGATCCTCGTTCCGGTCCTCGGCGAGCCGTATGCGCAAGCGCTCGAGTCAGGCGCTCTGCAGCTCAAGCTGGACGCCGACGGCCTCTTCATCGACTACCACGGGCTCCGCTTCCCGTTGAATCCGGGCACGTACCACCTGGTGCTCGATCTCGACGGCCCTGCCGCCATCTCGGACGAAGCACGAGAGCGGATCAGGGCGATCGCCGCAGCCTCCCATGCGCTGACCACCGGGAAGCTCGGTGACGACGACCACTTGCGTCGTACGAGGGAGGGGCGGACTATCATCGAAAGCCTGTGGTCCCTCTACACCAGCGGAGGGACCGGACGCGCCGCGGTCGAGGACTGTCTAGCCGCGGCACAGGGTACGCCGGGGGACCCCGCGTCGTTCGATCGGCTCCACACCCTACTCGAGGCGCAGCCATACCGGCTCGCCTTCTGGAAGGTCGCAGCCGAGCGGGCGACCTACCGGCGTTTCTTCGACATCAGCGACCTCGTCGCCGTCCGAGCCGAGGATCCGGCGGTCGTCGAGGCGACCCACGCCCTCATTTTCCGGTTCATTGAAGAGGGAAAGGCGCAGGGACTGCGCATCGACCACGTGGACGGCCTCCGCGACCCGGCCGGGTACCTGCGCTACCTGCGGCGGCGGTTGGATCACGCCGACACCCCGCCGCCCTACATCGTCGTCGAGAAGATCCTTGCGCCTGGTGAAGACCTCCCACCGGACTGGCCTGTCGCCGGCACGACCGGGTACGACTTCCTCAACGTCCTGACGGCCGTTTTCGTCGACCCCGACGGGCTGGCCGAGCTTGGGAACAGCTACGGCCGCTTTACCGGCGCCTACGACTCGTTCGATGAGGTGGCGCGGCGGGAGAAACGCCGCGTCATCCACGAACTCTTCGCGGGGGAGACGCAGAGCCTCGTGCGGCGACTTGAAGCGATCGCGGCACACGACCGCCACGCTCGTGATCTGAGCCCGGAGGAATTGCGGGCCGCGCTCGTGGCGGTCACAGCGTGCCTCCCCGTCTACCGGACCTACGCCGCGGGTGACCGATCGGCACCACAAGACTCGCGCTGGGTCGATTCCGCGATCGCCGCCGCCGAACAGGACGAGCCCACGGTGCCCGCCGTGGTTTTCTCCTTCCTCCGCCGCGTGCTCTCGCTGGCGTTCCCTCCCACGCTGAGCGAGGAGCAACGCCGCGCCTGGCGCGAGTTCGTCGCCCAGTGGCAGCAGCTCACCGGCCCGGTGACGGCCAAGGGTGTCGAAGATACGGCCTTCTACGTCTACAACCGGCTGCTCGCCCTCAACGAGGTCGGTGGTGACCCGGACATCAACGGAGAACCGGTGGCCAATTTCCACGCCTTCAATGCCCATCGTCGCTCAGCGTGGCCGCACAGTCTCAACACCACCTCGACGCACGACACCAAGCGCGGCGCGGACGTGCGTGCCCGGCTTGTCGCGCTCTCCGAGGTGCCTGGGGAGTGGGAGCGAGCGGTGCGCCGCTGGAGTCGCTGGAATCAACCGTGGAAGACGATCGTCGAGGGCCGTCCCGTCCCCGACGCCAACGAGGAGTGGTTCCTCTATCAGACCCTCGTCGGTGCCTGGCCGTTGGCGGATGCCGACCTGACCGACTTCCGCGAGCGGCTGGGCACGTACCTGCGCAAGGCCATGCGAGAGGCGAAGGCAGCCACGAGCTGGCTCCGGCCCAATGTCGAGCACGAGGAGGCGGTGCTGGGGTTCGTCGAGGCCATCCTCACGCCTGGAGAGGAGAACCGGTTCCTCCCCGACTTCGTCCGTTTCACGCGCCGGATCGCTGCCTACGGCGCCATCACCGGACTGGCCCAGGTCGTCCTGCACGCCACCGCGCCCGGAATTCCCGACATCTACCGGGGCACTGAGGTCTGGGACCTGACGCTGGCAGACCCCGACAACCGTCGCCCGATCGACTACGAGCTCCTGAGACAGATGCTGCACGAAGTCGGCGACGAGGGCGGCTCAGCCCTTGATCGGCGTTCAGCCCACCTCCTTGCTCACTGGAGCGACGGGCGCATCAAGCTGGAGGTGCTGACGCGTGCCCTGACCACCCGGCGGGCCGAGCCCGACCTGTTCGCCGGCGGTGATTACCTCCCGCTGGAGTCCCGGGGCGAACGTGCAACCCACCTGGTAGCCTTCGCGCGGCGCCAGGACGACCGTTGGGCGGTCACGATCGCACCACGACTGATCGCCACGCTCCGACCGAGGGCGGCCCCACCGGTCGGCCGCCGGACGTGGGGAGACACGTGCATCCTGCTCCCGCCCGGCGCGCCGGTTGTTTGGCGCGATGCGCTGACCGGGCAACGACTTCGCGCCCGACAGGGCTCGGCAGGTTGGACGATCCCCATTCACCACGCGCTCCGGACGCTCCCGGTTTCCCTGCTGGTCGGGCGCGCGAGCTCGGCGGGTTAG
- the htpX gene encoding zinc metalloprotease HtpX — translation MARWGRDTELSVRMFIVMFLLAAVYLGFIAVLWYAGVDFITMTVIAAALLGVQYFASDKIALMTMGAREVSPQEAPELHAMVDRLAQIADLPKPRVAISPSRVPNAFATGRNPKNSVVAVTQGLLERLDPPEIEAVLAHELSHIRNRDVMVMTLATFFAVVAQLLMRWLFWGGMYGGFGGRRGDRRDGGGGAIALVYLASILVWVISYFLIRALSRYREYAADRGAAIITGAPSQLMSALIKISGVMDRIPERDLREVQGMNALFIIPAAKGRDLAELFSTHPSLENRLERLRRLSREMEGL, via the coding sequence ATGGCCCGCTGGGGCCGAGACACTGAACTCTCTGTCCGCATGTTCATCGTGATGTTCTTGCTGGCAGCCGTTTACCTTGGCTTCATCGCGGTGTTGTGGTATGCCGGGGTGGACTTCATCACCATGACCGTTATCGCGGCTGCGTTGCTGGGAGTTCAGTACTTCGCGTCGGACAAGATTGCGCTCATGACGATGGGCGCCCGAGAGGTCTCCCCGCAAGAGGCGCCGGAGCTGCACGCGATGGTTGATCGCCTCGCCCAGATCGCCGACCTGCCCAAGCCGCGTGTGGCCATCTCGCCCTCACGCGTACCAAACGCCTTCGCGACGGGGCGCAACCCCAAGAACTCCGTGGTGGCCGTCACGCAGGGGTTGCTGGAGCGTCTCGACCCGCCTGAAATCGAAGCGGTGCTGGCGCACGAGCTGAGCCACATCCGCAACCGCGACGTCATGGTGATGACGCTCGCGACCTTCTTCGCCGTGGTCGCGCAGTTGTTGATGCGCTGGCTGTTCTGGGGCGGCATGTACGGCGGGTTTGGGGGCCGGCGTGGCGACCGGCGCGATGGCGGTGGCGGAGCGATCGCGCTCGTCTACCTCGCGTCGATTCTTGTCTGGGTGATCAGCTACTTCTTGATCCGCGCTCTGTCGCGCTACCGGGAGTACGCCGCGGACCGCGGCGCCGCAATCATCACCGGCGCACCGTCGCAGTTGATGTCGGCGCTCATCAAGATCAGCGGCGTGATGGATCGCATTCCCGAACGCGACCTGCGCGAGGTGCAGGGGATGAACGCGCTGTTCATCATCCCGGCTGCCAAGGGCCGGGATCTGGCCGAGCTCTTCTCGACGCACCCGTCGCTGGAGAACCGCCTGGAACGGCTGCGGCGTCTGTCGCGGGAGATGGAGGGGCTGTGA
- a CDS encoding PspA/IM30 family protein, whose amino-acid sequence MGLLSRFTTLIKVKVNRLLGAAEDPRETLDYSYERQLEMLQQVKRGVVEVATSKRRLELQKAKLQESVNRLNEQARQAVAVGRDDLARAALERRAMIQQQLADLDQQTAQLDQEQAKLEQAETRLRMKIESFRTRKEVVKAQYSAAEAQVRIGEAVTGLSEELADVGLALDRAQEKTEQLQARAGAIDELIASGALEDFTTSGRDAIERELAQITVRESVDAELAALKAELGAPEQPKTLPEGGQQ is encoded by the coding sequence ATGGGTTTGCTATCCCGATTCACCACCCTCATCAAGGTCAAGGTGAACCGGCTGCTCGGTGCGGCCGAGGATCCGCGTGAGACGCTCGACTACTCCTATGAGCGCCAGTTGGAGATGCTGCAGCAGGTCAAGCGCGGAGTCGTCGAGGTAGCGACCTCCAAGCGGCGGCTAGAGCTGCAGAAGGCCAAGCTGCAGGAGAGCGTCAACCGGCTCAATGAACAGGCGCGGCAGGCCGTCGCGGTTGGGCGGGATGACCTGGCACGCGCCGCGCTCGAGCGCCGCGCCATGATCCAGCAGCAGTTGGCGGACCTGGATCAGCAGACGGCGCAGCTCGATCAGGAGCAGGCGAAGCTGGAGCAGGCCGAGACCCGGCTGCGGATGAAGATCGAGTCCTTCCGCACGCGCAAGGAAGTGGTCAAGGCCCAGTACTCAGCGGCCGAGGCCCAGGTGCGTATCGGTGAGGCGGTAACCGGACTCTCCGAGGAGTTGGCCGACGTTGGTCTGGCCCTCGATCGCGCCCAGGAGAAGACCGAGCAGCTCCAGGCTCGCGCCGGTGCCATCGACGAGCTGATCGCCTCCGGCGCATTGGAGGACTTTACGACCTCCGGGCGTGATGCGATCGAACGGGAGCTGGCGCAGATCACCGTGCGCGAAAGCGTTGACGCCGAACTGGCGGCGCTCAAGGCCGAACTTGGTGCTCCTGAGCAGCCAAAGACGCTCCCAGAGGGAGGCCAGCAATGA
- the pspAB gene encoding PspA-associated protein PspAB: protein MRRFLDALLGRARPLPAKNERLFAISTAMVTLELQLGLKAIDRAGITFKPVESNYFERMSVDLNALLEISTRDTGSRFETKTDQYNFRWIILQDPEFEDLVATIHIVSEELVANGFGEQLLASVFGFTTAEGQHVYWIYNYKRGRFYPFVPRGNRARDNALELRMGSAMERELPVEPELERWYPIWDIPF from the coding sequence GTGAGGCGGTTCCTGGATGCGCTGCTGGGGCGCGCTCGACCCCTTCCGGCGAAGAACGAGCGCCTGTTCGCCATCTCCACGGCGATGGTGACCTTGGAGCTGCAGCTCGGCCTGAAGGCGATCGACCGAGCCGGGATCACCTTCAAGCCGGTCGAGTCCAACTACTTCGAGCGCATGAGCGTCGACCTGAACGCGCTCCTTGAGATCAGCACCCGCGACACCGGGTCGCGCTTCGAGACGAAGACTGACCAGTACAACTTCCGCTGGATCATCCTCCAGGATCCTGAGTTCGAGGACCTGGTCGCGACGATCCACATCGTGAGCGAGGAGCTGGTCGCCAACGGCTTCGGCGAGCAGCTCCTTGCGAGCGTGTTCGGCTTCACCACAGCCGAGGGGCAGCACGTCTACTGGATTTACAACTACAAGCGAGGACGTTTCTACCCCTTCGTCCCGCGGGGTAATCGCGCTCGCGACAACGCGCTCGAGCTGCGGATGGGCAGCGCGATGGAGCGGGAACTGCCCGTGGAGCCGGAGCTCGAGCGCTGGTATCCCATCTGGGACATCCCGTTCTAA
- a CDS encoding ABC transporter permease subunit, with protein MSSVPGEAGAAQSGGRYGEVFDRGYQHYEGRREGRAHAVRALTWYSVRRALGVKKRWTAKIIPIFLYAASFLPVAVIIGIRALVGPVAEGFNYSTLYIALSPLLLIFAAAAAPEMLCDDRRENVLPLYFSRAITRGDYLFAKIAALGILLGSIAILPPLLLFIGNVLLADSPLTYLREQPDEVGRILATGTLLSIFYAAIGLVIASFTARKGVAAAIYIGFITIETAIVQALASAITASWRDFLDLISLADVPDRIINWIFGGATAVGSPPIGTPLQGWLYLLVVAAVAAICGVVMYQRYLAED; from the coding sequence GTGTCGAGCGTGCCGGGTGAGGCCGGCGCCGCCCAGTCCGGCGGGCGCTATGGCGAGGTCTTCGATCGTGGCTACCAGCACTACGAGGGACGTCGGGAGGGGCGTGCCCACGCGGTGCGTGCGCTGACCTGGTACTCGGTTCGGCGCGCGCTGGGCGTCAAGAAGCGCTGGACGGCCAAGATTATCCCGATCTTTCTCTACGCCGCCTCCTTCCTACCGGTGGCGGTAATCATCGGCATTCGCGCCCTGGTCGGCCCGGTGGCAGAGGGGTTCAACTACAGCACCCTGTACATCGCCCTCTCGCCCTTGCTCCTGATCTTCGCCGCGGCGGCTGCGCCGGAGATGCTGTGCGACGATCGGCGGGAGAACGTCCTCCCGCTCTACTTCTCCCGGGCCATTACGCGCGGCGACTACCTGTTTGCCAAGATCGCGGCACTCGGCATTCTTCTGGGCTCGATCGCGATTCTGCCGCCGCTGCTCCTCTTCATCGGCAACGTGCTGCTAGCCGACTCCCCGCTCACCTACCTGCGTGAGCAGCCCGACGAGGTTGGCCGGATTCTGGCCACGGGTACGCTGCTCTCAATCTTCTATGCCGCTATCGGGCTGGTCATCGCGTCGTTCACCGCCCGCAAAGGGGTAGCGGCCGCCATCTACATCGGGTTCATCACCATTGAGACGGCGATCGTCCAAGCGCTCGCCAGCGCCATCACGGCCTCGTGGCGTGATTTCCTGGACCTGATCAGCCTCGCCGACGTCCCGGACCGAATCATCAACTGGATCTTCGGCGGCGCAACGGCGGTCGGCTCACCGCCGATCGGGACACCACTACAGGGATGGCTCTATCTCCTGGTGGTGGCCGCCGTGGCTGCTATCTGCGGCGTCGTCATGTACCAGCGCTACCTGGCCGAAGATTGA
- the pspAA gene encoding PspA-associated protein PspAA: MIVRIATEGQYRIDSAYLDKLNEIDNDLVAAIAAGDKDRFKVLLNDLLALVREHGTPVPAEELVESEIVLPPPDTTFEEASEMFIGDGLVPG, from the coding sequence ATGATCGTGCGGATCGCGACCGAGGGCCAATACCGGATCGACAGCGCCTACCTCGACAAGTTGAACGAGATCGACAACGACCTTGTGGCGGCCATCGCTGCCGGCGACAAGGACCGCTTCAAGGTGCTGCTCAACGACCTGCTGGCCCTCGTGCGCGAGCATGGCACGCCCGTCCCGGCGGAGGAGCTGGTGGAATCTGAGATCGTCCTGCCGCCTCCCGACACGACCTTCGAAGAGGCCAGCGAGATGTTCATCGGCGACGGGCTGGTTCCGGGCTAG
- a CDS encoding ABC transporter ATP-binding protein yields the protein MVEVEQQAEEQRPVAGFVPPDGPRTIEVTEVSKWYGDVVAVSNVSFAIGPGVTGLLGPNGAGKSTILKMLAGLLTPSMGTVRVLGEPVRANPGLYRRVGLVPEQEVVYPFLTGREFVRLNAILQRLPDPDAAAAAAIARVEMTAAADRPVGGYSKGMRQRIKVAAALVHEPEVLILDEPLTGTDPLQRLQLIKLIRSLGAEGRTVIVSSHILHEVERLADQILVLVNGKLAAAGDYRAIRDKIDEHARRVRVRADDARTLAAALIRLPALESVRVDGDAVLIETGDVRDLYRAVPKVARELGIRLYEVTALDDSLASVFAYVTAR from the coding sequence GTGGTAGAAGTCGAACAGCAAGCCGAAGAGCAGAGGCCGGTCGCCGGGTTCGTGCCTCCGGACGGCCCGCGGACGATCGAAGTCACCGAGGTGTCAAAATGGTACGGTGACGTCGTCGCCGTGTCGAACGTCTCATTCGCGATCGGTCCTGGGGTGACTGGCCTCCTGGGACCGAACGGTGCGGGCAAGTCCACGATCCTGAAGATGCTGGCCGGGCTGCTTACCCCATCCATGGGGACCGTGCGCGTGCTCGGCGAGCCGGTACGAGCCAATCCGGGGCTCTACCGACGCGTCGGCCTCGTGCCCGAGCAGGAGGTGGTCTACCCCTTCCTTACCGGTCGGGAGTTCGTCCGGCTCAACGCAATCCTTCAGCGGCTGCCCGATCCAGACGCCGCCGCAGCCGCGGCAATCGCCCGGGTGGAGATGACGGCGGCCGCGGATCGACCGGTCGGCGGCTATTCGAAGGGGATGCGCCAGCGGATCAAGGTGGCTGCCGCCCTGGTCCACGAGCCGGAAGTGCTCATCCTGGACGAGCCGCTGACCGGCACCGACCCGTTGCAGCGCCTCCAGCTCATCAAGCTCATCCGGTCGCTCGGCGCCGAAGGTCGCACGGTGATCGTCTCCTCCCACATCCTGCACGAGGTCGAGCGCCTGGCAGATCAGATTCTGGTGCTGGTCAACGGGAAGCTCGCCGCGGCGGGTGACTACCGCGCGATTCGCGACAAGATCGACGAGCACGCCCGCCGGGTGCGGGTGCGCGCCGATGACGCCCGTACCCTGGCGGCCGCGCTGATCCGCCTGCCGGCACTTGAGAGCGTCCGCGTCGACGGCGACGCCGTGCTGATCGAGACCGGCGACGTCCGGGATCTCTACCGCGCCGTGCCGAAGGTTGCGCGAGAGCTCGGTATCCGGCTGTACGAGGTCACGGCGCTCGACGACTCTCTGGCCAGCGTTTTCGCCTACGTGACCGCACGTTAG
- the treZ gene encoding malto-oligosyltrehalose trehalohydrolase, with translation MMRPAEPGLGATYLGDGQTHFLVWAPFATTVDVRLLGPTQREVRLRPLPRGYHAATVDDVQPGSRYTFVLDGTLERPDPASRSQPEGVHRPSEVIDPSEFSWTDQGWCGLPLRDLVVYELHVGTFSDAGTFLGVIPYLDGLRDLGITAIEIMPVAQFPGERNWGYDGVYPFAVQNSYGGAEGLARLVDACHQRGLAVVLDVVYNHLGPEGNYLGDFGPYFTERYHTPWGAALNFDGPHSDEVRRYFIENACYWIDTLHIDALRLDAVHTIFDRSAHPFLQELSESVNDVAERRNRRVHLIAESDLNDPRLVRPPLLGGYGLSAQWNDDFHHAVDALLTGARSPYRRDFGTIDHLARAYRDGFVYSGQYSQRRQRRFGAPLTGVEAQQLVIFVQNHDQVGNRVDGERLATLTSFDGLRLAAAATILSPYVPLLFMGEEYGETTPFHYFTSHTDPDLVAAVREGRQREFAEHWDRDAPDPQDPTLFISSRLRPDLADREPHRQLVALYRELLTLRRELPSLAHLRRDTLEVTVARPARVLLVHRWHGPDATILALNFDDQPATVLLPVPGGNWHKRLDTADPTWGGSGSRAPDAVDASQATAVPLPPRAAVLYHRQIAKEAP, from the coding sequence ATGATGCGGCCCGCCGAGCCAGGACTCGGCGCGACCTATCTGGGTGACGGACAGACCCACTTCCTCGTCTGGGCTCCGTTTGCCACCACGGTTGATGTGCGACTGTTGGGCCCGACGCAGCGCGAGGTGCGCCTCAGGCCTCTGCCGCGCGGTTACCACGCCGCCACCGTCGACGATGTCCAGCCCGGCTCCCGCTACACTTTTGTCCTTGACGGCACGCTGGAGCGACCCGACCCGGCCTCTCGCTCCCAACCGGAGGGAGTCCACCGTCCGTCAGAGGTGATTGATCCCTCCGAGTTCTCCTGGACGGACCAGGGCTGGTGCGGTCTCCCGCTCCGTGACCTTGTCGTCTACGAGCTGCATGTCGGCACCTTCAGCGATGCGGGAACGTTCCTCGGAGTGATCCCATACCTCGACGGCCTACGCGACCTTGGGATTACGGCCATCGAGATCATGCCGGTGGCACAGTTCCCGGGTGAGCGCAACTGGGGTTACGACGGCGTCTACCCGTTCGCCGTTCAGAACAGTTACGGCGGCGCGGAGGGACTGGCGAGGCTCGTCGACGCCTGCCACCAGCGCGGTCTCGCGGTGGTCCTCGACGTCGTCTACAACCATCTCGGCCCAGAGGGCAACTACCTGGGCGATTTCGGACCGTATTTCACCGAGCGCTATCACACGCCGTGGGGAGCGGCGCTGAACTTCGACGGCCCGCATAGCGACGAAGTTCGCCGCTACTTCATCGAGAACGCGTGCTACTGGATTGACACGCTCCACATCGACGCACTGCGGCTTGACGCGGTGCACACGATCTTCGACCGCTCAGCTCATCCCTTCCTCCAGGAGCTGTCGGAATCGGTGAACGACGTGGCAGAGCGACGGAACAGGCGCGTCCATCTGATCGCTGAGAGCGACTTGAACGACCCGCGGCTCGTTCGCCCTCCATTGCTTGGCGGATACGGCTTGAGCGCCCAGTGGAATGACGACTTTCATCATGCCGTCGACGCGCTCCTCACCGGTGCGAGGAGCCCCTATCGCCGCGATTTCGGCACCATCGACCACCTGGCCCGCGCCTACCGCGATGGCTTTGTCTATTCAGGCCAGTACTCGCAGCGTCGGCAACGCCGCTTCGGCGCCCCGCTCACGGGCGTAGAGGCGCAGCAACTGGTGATTTTCGTCCAGAACCACGACCAGGTCGGCAATCGCGTGGACGGCGAGCGGTTGGCAACCTTGACGTCGTTCGACGGGCTCCGGCTTGCCGCCGCAGCGACGATCCTCTCACCCTACGTCCCCCTGCTCTTCATGGGCGAAGAGTATGGGGAGACAACCCCCTTCCACTACTTCACCAGCCACACCGACCCGGACCTGGTGGCTGCCGTTCGTGAAGGACGCCAGCGCGAATTCGCGGAGCACTGGGACCGCGACGCGCCCGATCCCCAGGATCCCACGCTCTTCATCTCCTCACGCCTGCGCCCAGACCTCGCTGATCGTGAACCGCACCGGCAGCTCGTGGCACTCTACCGCGAACTCCTCACCCTGCGGCGGGAATTGCCGTCCCTGGCGCACCTGAGGCGCGACACCCTGGAGGTAACAGTCGCCCGGCCTGCCCGGGTTCTCCTGGTGCACCGCTGGCATGGGCCGGATGCCACCATCCTGGCGTTGAACTTCGACGACCAACCCGCGACGGTACTGCTCCCGGTTCCCGGCGGGAACTGGCACAAGCGGCTCGACACCGCAGATCCTACGTGGGGCGGATCGGGTAGCCGTGCGCCGGATGCCGTGGACGCCAGTCAGGCCACGGCGGTGCCGCTGCCGCCTCGCGCCGCCGTGCTCTACCACCGCCAGATCGCCAAGGAAGCGCCATGA
- a CDS encoding ABC transporter ATP-binding protein, with amino-acid sequence MEPHRDEPVIISRGLHKAYGSVVALDHLDLEVPPGAIGLLGPNGAGKSTLIKLLLGLIRPTQGEASVLGFDIARDGIQIRQRTGYMPESDCLPGDVTAADFVGHMAQMSGLPARAARLRAAEVLYHCGVDEERYRLIREFSTGMKQRVKLAQAIVHDPDLVFLDEPTNGMDPQGRDEMLQLINRIHREVGITVVLSSHLLDDVERVCDYVLLIAQGRLVQHGPVRELIAGAGDILVEVDGDAARFREALIARGATVTASDGMLAVKHTDDLVFDLIRDTAADLDVALRGLRVQSRSLEDVYVQQVLAANGGSDGVERAG; translated from the coding sequence ATGGAACCGCACCGCGACGAACCGGTCATCATCAGCCGCGGGCTGCACAAGGCATATGGCTCTGTTGTCGCGCTGGATCACCTCGACCTGGAGGTGCCGCCCGGCGCCATCGGTCTGCTGGGACCAAACGGCGCTGGCAAGTCCACCCTCATCAAGCTGCTCCTCGGACTGATCCGCCCGACCCAGGGCGAGGCCAGCGTTCTCGGCTTTGACATCGCCCGCGACGGTATCCAGATCCGCCAGCGCACCGGCTACATGCCCGAATCGGATTGCCTGCCGGGCGATGTGACCGCCGCCGACTTCGTGGGCCACATGGCGCAGATGTCGGGGCTACCTGCCCGAGCCGCGCGCCTTCGGGCTGCAGAGGTGCTGTACCACTGTGGCGTCGACGAGGAGCGCTATCGCCTGATCCGGGAGTTCTCGACCGGCATGAAGCAGCGGGTCAAGCTGGCCCAGGCGATCGTCCACGACCCCGATCTGGTCTTCCTCGATGAGCCAACCAACGGCATGGACCCGCAGGGCCGGGACGAGATGCTGCAGCTCATCAACCGGATCCACCGCGAGGTGGGGATCACCGTGGTACTCAGTTCCCACTTGCTCGATGACGTCGAGCGCGTCTGCGACTATGTCTTGCTGATTGCCCAGGGCCGGCTGGTGCAGCATGGCCCGGTGCGTGAGCTGATCGCGGGGGCCGGCGACATCCTGGTAGAGGTCGACGGTGATGCAGCTCGCTTCCGCGAAGCCCTGATCGCGCGCGGCGCGACCGTAACGGCGAGCGACGGCATGCTCGCCGTGAAGCACACCGATGACCTGGTCTTCGATCTGATCCGGGACACGGCTGCGGACCTCGATGTCGCCCTTCGCGGGTTGCGGGTGCAATCGCGCTCGTTGGAGGACGTTTATGTCCAGCAGGTACTGGCAGCCAACGGAGGGAGCGACGGTGTCGAGCGTGCCGGGTGA